Sequence from the Burkholderiales bacterium genome:
GCTCAAGCTCTACAAGGGCAATGCCATGGTGGTGGGACGGGATTCACCCAGCGATTCCCTGTTCGATCCCGCCATCGCCACCTTCGAGGACGATCAGGGCGCCTACAACCAGGCGGATGCGACCGGCTTCATCCGCCTCAATGCGTTGCGCATGCGCATCGCCGCCCGACGTAAGCACCGCTGAAAGGAGCTGCGTTTGCATGATGAAGCGCGCGAAGTTTCACCGGGACCGTTTGGCTTGACCGGAAACCATCGGCCCTCACGGGCAGCCATTTCGGCTGGAATCTGCCTGACGGGAGACAATCATGACCACGCTCGCGGTTGTCAGAAAGAAAGGCCAGATCGCCATCGCGGCGGACACCCTCACCAAATGGGGCACCACCAAGGAATCCGCCGCCTACATCGCCAACCATGAAAAAATTCTGCGCGTGGGCGATAGCTACATCGCCGTCACCGGCACCACCACCTTCAATCTCATCCTGCGTGATTATTTCGCCAGCCTGGAAATACCCCCGGCCCTGGATTCGGTGCAGGCCATTTTCCGCACCTGGCAGGAGCTCCACGGGGCGATGAAGGAGCGCTATTTCCTCATCCCCACGGAGGACAAGGAGGATGATCTGGAAAGCTCCCGCATCCATGTCTTGATCGCCAATCCCCACGGCATCTTCGGTGTTGGCGCACACCGCACGGTGCAGGAGTTCACCCGCTTCTACGCCTACGGCGCGGGCAACGAATACGCCATGGGGGCGCTGTGGGCGTCCTACGACAATCCACGGCTGGATGCGGAAGCCCTCGCCCGGCTCGCCATCGAATGCGCCATCGAGTTCGACGACAGCACCGGCGGTCCCATCACCAGTTACGTCGTCAGGGAAGCGCGGAAAAAGTAGGAGGCAGCCATGCCATCGTTCGACATCGTCTCCGAGGTGGACAAGCAGGAGGTGCGCAACGCGGTGGAGCAGACCAACAGGGAAGTGGCCAACCGCTTTGACTTCAAGGGCTCGGATGCCCGCGTGGAGCAGGCCGATTACGTGCTCACCGTCTATGCCGACGACGAATTCAAGCTGGACCAGGTGCAGGATATTCTGAACGCCCGGCTCATAAAAAGGGGCATCGACATCCGCTGCCTGGAACTTAGCAAGCCGGAGAAAATCAGCGGCAACAAGATGAAACGCACCGTCACCGTGAAGACCGGGGTCAATCCGGAGCTGGCGAAGAGAATCGTCAAGCTCATCAAGGAGAGCAAGCTCAAGGTTCAGGCCAGCATCCACGGCGATGCGGTGCGCGTGGCGGGGCCGAAGAAGGACACGCTGCAGGAGACCATCGCCCTGGTGCGCAAATCCATCACCGACTTCCCCCTTCAGTTCACCAACTTCCGCGATTGAGGCAACCATGGCCCGCGTACTCGTTCCCCTGGCAGAAGGTTTCGAGGAACTGGAAGCCGTCACCATCATTGATCTGCTGCGCCGCGCCGGCGTCGAGGTCGTCACCGCCGGGCTTGCCCCTGGCCCGGTGCGGGCGAGCCGGCAGACGGTCATCGTCCCCGACACCACCCTGGATGCGGTCCTCGACCAGGACTTCGACATGGTCGTGCTGCCGGGCGGCATGCCGGGCGCAAAAAACCTCGACCAGGATGCGCGGGTGAAAGCGCTGTTGCGGCGAATGGCGGAGGCGGGCCGGTTCACCGGCGCCATCTGCGCCGCGCCCATGGTGCTGGCCCATGCAGGGCTGCTGTCCGGAAAGAAGGCCACCAGTTATCCGGGCTTCGTCGACAGCATGGGGCTGGCCGATGTCACCTATGTCGCCGAACCCGTGGTGCGGGATGGCAAGGTGATCACCTCCCGCGGTCCCGGCACGGCCATGGATTTTGCTCTCACCCTCATCGAGGTCCTCGTCGGCCGCGCCAGGCGGGAGGAAGTGGAAGCCGCCCTGTTGCGCCCCGCCAAGGCTTGAGGTTGAGGGTCGCGCGCCAAACCCGGGAGCCCGAACATGCTGGAAAAACCCGCAAAGACCGCCGTGCCCATCCACCCGCTGCTGCGTGACCGCTGGAGTCCACGCGCCTTCGACCCCGCACGCAATGTGACGGAACAGGAAATCCTCGCCCTCCTGGAAGCCGCGCGCTGGGCACCTTCCTGTTATGGGGACCAGCCCTGGCGTTTTCTCCTGTGGAACCGGCAAACCGACCCCCAGGGCTGGCAGGCCGCCTTCGACTGCCTGGCGGAGGGCAACCAGCTCTGGGTCAAGGATGTGCCCCTGCTCATCGCCGCCTTCGCCGTGCCCGATTTCCGTCACGATGGCAAACCCAACCGCTGGGCCCAGTACGATACGGGCGCGGCAGCCATGAGTCTGTGCCTGCAGGCGGTGGCCTTGGGCCTGGCCGCCCACCAGATGGGAGGTTTTGACGCGCAGCGTCTCAAAACGACCTTCGGCGTCCCGCCAGAGGTGACGGCCATGGCCATGATCGCCGTCGGCCACCGGGGCACACCGGAACAGTTGCCGGAGCCGCTGCGGGAAAGGGAAACCGCGCCCCGCAGCCGCCTGCCCCTGGGGGAGGTGGCCTATCGCGGACGCTGGGGAAGCGCCTTCACCACACCCTGACGTCGGGAAAGTTTACAGGCGGCCCCGGAACCTTACGAAAAAGCGCCGTTGAAACAAGCGATTACGGCTTTGGCATTGGCCTTGCTCAACATCAGAGCGCCCTGCCGCGCCGAAGGATCTGGCCGTTTGCTGGAATGTTTCCTCCCCCTGTCCCCTCCGGGAGGACAGGGGGGGACACGCTTCGCGTGGTTTCACGTCGAGGACAGGGCAAATCCTGCGAAAGCCTGCCATGGACTCTGCTGCCGCCGCCCGTCCCCCCGATCCGGCCCGCAAGCCCCGGCTCATGCGGCGGCTCATGTGTCGGATTCTCGGTCACCAGTGGCGTTTCCTCCACGCCCGTGACGACGGGGGCAAGGTCCATCGCTGCCAGCGGTGTGGCCTCGAGGCCGTCTTCGTCCGCTAAGTCCTTGTTTCGTGAGCCCCCGCCCCGACCCCCGGGCACGCTGCCGCAGATGGCATGAGGGTTGCTAGATGGTGTGCGGAGTCCGCATCAGTTCGAGGAGCGCACACCATGATCAAGTGGCTTGCCCAACGTCTTTTCCGCAACCGCAGCCAGGCCAACCCGGACACGGTCATCATCAAGGTGAGGATCAACGACCAGTACACGTTTTACTACCCCTTCACCGCCCGCGCCGGCATGAAGGTGCGGGAAATGAGTGCAGAGGAGTTTCAGGAATATCTCGCCGCGCGCTAGACGCGACGGGAGAGGCGGCTTGTCCCCCGTTGCGAAAGGGCCCGTT
This genomic interval carries:
- a CDS encoding argininosuccinate synthase, encoding LKLYKGNAMVVGRDSPSDSLFDPAIATFEDDQGAYNQADATGFIRLNALRMRIAARRKHR
- a CDS encoding MFS transporter, with the protein product MTTLAVVRKKGQIAIAADTLTKWGTTKESAAYIANHEKILRVGDSYIAVTGTTTFNLILRDYFASLEIPPALDSVQAIFRTWQELHGAMKERYFLIPTEDKEDDLESSRIHVLIANPHGIFGVGAHRTVQEFTRFYAYGAGNEYAMGALWASYDNPRLDAEALARLAIECAIEFDDSTGGPITSYVVREARKK
- a CDS encoding YajQ family cyclic di-GMP-binding protein, coding for MPSFDIVSEVDKQEVRNAVEQTNREVANRFDFKGSDARVEQADYVLTVYADDEFKLDQVQDILNARLIKRGIDIRCLELSKPEKISGNKMKRTVTVKTGVNPELAKRIVKLIKESKLKVQASIHGDAVRVAGPKKDTLQETIALVRKSITDFPLQFTNFRD
- a CDS encoding DJ-1/PfpI family protein, whose translation is MARVLVPLAEGFEELEAVTIIDLLRRAGVEVVTAGLAPGPVRASRQTVIVPDTTLDAVLDQDFDMVVLPGGMPGAKNLDQDARVKALLRRMAEAGRFTGAICAAPMVLAHAGLLSGKKATSYPGFVDSMGLADVTYVAEPVVRDGKVITSRGPGTAMDFALTLIEVLVGRARREEVEAALLRPAKA
- a CDS encoding nitroreductase family protein, with protein sequence MLEKPAKTAVPIHPLLRDRWSPRAFDPARNVTEQEILALLEAARWAPSCYGDQPWRFLLWNRQTDPQGWQAAFDCLAEGNQLWVKDVPLLIAAFAVPDFRHDGKPNRWAQYDTGAAAMSLCLQAVALGLAAHQMGGFDAQRLKTTFGVPPEVTAMAMIAVGHRGTPEQLPEPLRERETAPRSRLPLGEVAYRGRWGSAFTTP